ATCTTATATAAATCTTTTCTTATTCTCATTTGTAGGTATGAAGGTTTGGACCGATTTATAAGATTTCGACTCCTATTACGGCCCAATTCCTTCCGATTTGTTGCTACTAAAGTTGCTGTTGATGGTTTCCTCTTTGGCCCATTggatttacttgtttttttcaCTTACATGGGGCTTTCAACTGGAAAGAGTGTCCCTCAAATAAAGGAAGATGTGAAGAGGGATTTTCTCCCGGCCTTGATTTTGGAAGGAGGCATATGGCCAATTGTTCAAGTTGCAAATTTCCGATACATACCTGTGAGATATCAGCTTCTTTATGTCAACTTCTTCTGCTTGTTGGATAGTTGTTTTTTGTCATGGATTGAGCAACAACAGGATGCTCCCTGGAAGCAATGGTTGAAATCTTATCTACCTTTGAAGGAACAAAAAGGCCAAGGTGGGTGATTTCTGGTCAACCTGTTTCATCTCTCTTCCAGGCCTTGCTCTGATCATGATGGAGATACATGTCAAGCAAAGACTTCATTGATAGCCCTAAAATACCAAATTCTGTTTTTGAAGTTGGGATGTGGGAAGCGATGAAACCATTTTTCTCACATTGATCTGTTTTCACTTGGAATATGAGGAAATTGGCATTGCTTGTTATTCTATCATGTTTAATCAAtaaagatcttttttttttttggggggggggggggggggggggactgtTGGATGCGAGAGTTTGCTTCTCATTATATTAAATCGGATCTGATGggttttgttgtttcttatacTTCATTGAAATACTCTCTTACAAAATTTATAAGACACTAGATTATGACTTGGTCCTTTGTTGAAGTCATTTGGTAGTAAGTGCTGCTGCATCAATAAGTAAGAAATGAACGAAAGACCATCACCATACACCTAAAAAGATTGAACCGGTGGATTATCATTTATGAGGAGAAAGGCCAGCCATTCATGG
This genomic window from Carya illinoinensis cultivar Pawnee chromosome 7, C.illinoinensisPawnee_v1, whole genome shotgun sequence contains:
- the LOC122315799 gene encoding protein Mpv17-like, whose translation is MLKVWKWYQNCLAVHPVKTQVISSGVIWGFGDIAAQTITNYTAKKHHQIQDEDKELKINWKRVATTSLFGFGFVGPVGHFWYEGLDRFIRFRLLLRPNSFRFVATKVAVDGFLFGPLDLLVFFTYMGLSTGKSVPQIKEDVKRDFLPALILEGGIWPIVQVANFRYIPVRYQLLYVNFFCLLDSCFLSWIEQQQDAPWKQWLKSYLPLKEQKGQGG